The following coding sequences lie in one Cupriavidus sp. WKF15 genomic window:
- a CDS encoding cytochrome c1 — MKKLLSIIALAGACFAAAPVMASEGGYPLEPAPVNTADLSSLQRGAKLFVNYCLNCHGASMMRYNRLKDIGLTDDQIRDNLLFTADKVGETMTIAMQPKEAKAFFGAQPPDLSVIARARGDDWLYTYLRTFYRDDGRATGWNNLVFPSVGMPHVLWELQGQRAAKFSEVEEHGEKVHKFAGFEQLSPGKMSKVEYDQATADLVGFLDWMAEPAQNHRKRLGVWVLLFLGMFTVFAWRLNAAFWKDVK, encoded by the coding sequence ATGAAAAAGCTGCTTTCCATCATTGCGCTGGCAGGCGCCTGCTTTGCCGCCGCGCCCGTCATGGCCAGCGAAGGGGGCTATCCCCTGGAGCCGGCACCGGTGAACACCGCCGACCTGTCGTCGCTGCAGCGTGGCGCCAAGCTGTTCGTCAACTACTGCCTGAACTGCCACGGCGCATCGATGATGCGCTACAACCGGCTCAAGGACATCGGCCTGACCGATGACCAGATCCGCGACAACCTGCTGTTCACGGCGGACAAGGTGGGCGAGACCATGACCATCGCCATGCAGCCGAAGGAAGCCAAGGCCTTCTTCGGCGCGCAACCGCCGGACCTGTCGGTCATCGCCCGCGCCCGCGGCGACGACTGGCTCTACACCTACCTGCGCACCTTCTACCGCGACGACGGCCGCGCCACCGGCTGGAACAACCTGGTGTTCCCGAGCGTCGGCATGCCGCACGTACTGTGGGAGCTGCAGGGCCAGCGCGCCGCCAAGTTCTCCGAAGTGGAGGAGCATGGCGAGAAGGTCCACAAGTTCGCCGGTTTCGAGCAACTGAGCCCGGGCAAGATGAGCAAGGTCGAGTACGACCAGGCCACCGCGGACCTGGTCGGCTTCCTGGACTGGATGGCCGAGCCCGCGCAGAACCACCGCAAGCGCCTGGGCGTCTGGGTGCTGCTGTTCCTGGGCATGTTCACCGTCTTCGCCTGGCGCCTGAACGCCGCCTTCTGGAAGGACGTGAAGTAA
- a CDS encoding cytochrome bc complex cytochrome b subunit, which produces MAADKQVKTTGLLGWIDARFPATQLWEDHLSKYYAPKNFNFWYFFGSLALLVLVIQIVTGIFLVMNYKPDGTLNAAGIPVAFASVEYIMREVPWGWLIRYMHSTGASAFFVVVYLHMFRGLLYGSYRKPRELVWIFGCLIFLCLMAEAFMGYLLPWGQMSYWGAQVIVNLFSAIPVIGQDLSLFIRGDYVVSDATLNRFFSFHVIAVPLVLLALVVAHIIALHEVGSNNPDGVEIKAKKDANGVPLDGIPFHPYYSVHDTLGVAGFLVIFSAVIFFFPEVGGYFLEANNFFPADPLKTPPHIAPVWYFTPFYSMLRATTSNFLPILWVFFALVLGMLFVRSKSAGIKAASVAIAVILAVGFYFIDAKFWGVLVMGGSVIVLFFMPWLDCSPVKSIRYRPAFHKTILIVFVVVFLVLGYLGVQPPSPVGEKVSQLGTLLYFAFFLTMPLWSRAGEFKPVPERVTFHPH; this is translated from the coding sequence ATGGCGGCCGATAAGCAAGTCAAGACAACCGGTCTGCTGGGCTGGATCGACGCCCGCTTCCCCGCCACGCAACTGTGGGAAGACCATCTCTCCAAGTACTACGCGCCGAAGAACTTCAACTTCTGGTATTTCTTCGGCTCGCTGGCGCTGCTGGTGCTGGTGATCCAGATCGTCACCGGCATCTTCCTGGTGATGAACTACAAGCCGGACGGTACACTCAACGCCGCCGGCATTCCCGTCGCCTTCGCCAGCGTGGAATACATCATGCGCGAAGTGCCGTGGGGCTGGCTGATCCGCTACATGCACTCCACCGGCGCTTCGGCGTTCTTCGTGGTGGTGTACCTGCATATGTTCCGCGGGCTGCTGTACGGCTCGTACCGCAAGCCGCGCGAGCTGGTCTGGATCTTTGGCTGCCTGATCTTCCTGTGCCTGATGGCCGAAGCCTTCATGGGCTACCTGCTGCCTTGGGGCCAGATGTCGTACTGGGGCGCCCAGGTGATCGTGAACCTGTTCTCGGCCATCCCCGTGATCGGCCAGGACTTGTCGCTGTTCATCCGCGGCGACTACGTGGTGAGCGATGCCACGCTGAACCGCTTCTTCTCGTTCCACGTCATTGCCGTGCCGCTGGTGCTGCTGGCGCTGGTGGTCGCGCACATCATCGCGCTGCACGAAGTGGGCTCCAACAACCCGGACGGCGTCGAGATCAAGGCCAAGAAGGACGCGAACGGCGTGCCCCTCGATGGCATCCCGTTCCACCCCTACTACTCGGTGCACGACACGCTGGGTGTTGCCGGCTTCCTGGTGATCTTCTCGGCCGTGATCTTCTTCTTCCCGGAAGTGGGCGGCTATTTCCTGGAAGCCAACAACTTCTTCCCGGCTGACCCGCTCAAGACCCCGCCGCACATCGCGCCGGTGTGGTACTTCACGCCGTTCTACTCGATGCTGCGCGCCACCACGTCGAACTTCCTGCCGATCCTGTGGGTGTTCTTCGCACTGGTGCTGGGCATGCTGTTCGTGCGCAGCAAGAGCGCGGGCATCAAGGCCGCATCCGTGGCCATCGCCGTGATCCTGGCAGTGGGCTTCTACTTCATCGACGCCAAGTTCTGGGGCGTGCTGGTGATGGGTGGCTCGGTGATCGTGCTGTTCTTCATGCCGTGGCTCGACTGCTCGCCGGTCAAGTCCATCCGCTATCGTCCCGCTTTCCACAAGACGATCCTGATCGTCTTCGTGGTGGTGTTCCTGGTCCTCGGCTACCTCGGCGTGCAACCGCCGTCGCCGGTGGGCGAGAAGGTGTCGCAGCTCGGCACGCTGCTGTATTTCGCCTTCTTCCTGACCATGCCGCTGTGGAGCCGCGCCGGCGAGTTCAAGCCGGTGCCGGAGCGCGTCACGTTCCATCCGCACTGA
- the petA gene encoding ubiquinol-cytochrome c reductase iron-sulfur subunit, whose protein sequence is MSDQQDVKSVDKGRRNWLIATSVAGGVGGVAVAVPFVSTFAPSEKAKAAGAPVEADIGALKPGEMMTVEWRGKPVWILRRTDEMLASLKKTDGEVADPNSDVPFTMKTPEYCKNETRSRAEHKDLLVVVGICSHLGCSPSGPFVAGSNPQLGTDPGFLCPCHGSTFDLAGRVFKNKPAPQNLDVPPYQFLTDTKIVIGKDEKGEA, encoded by the coding sequence ATGAGTGACCAGCAAGACGTGAAGAGCGTGGATAAAGGTCGCCGCAATTGGTTGATCGCGACATCCGTCGCTGGCGGCGTCGGAGGCGTGGCAGTAGCGGTTCCTTTCGTCAGTACCTTTGCACCATCCGAGAAGGCCAAGGCGGCCGGCGCGCCAGTGGAAGCCGATATCGGCGCCCTCAAGCCCGGCGAGATGATGACGGTCGAATGGCGCGGCAAGCCGGTCTGGATCCTGCGCCGCACCGACGAGATGCTGGCCTCGCTCAAGAAGACCGACGGCGAAGTCGCCGACCCCAACTCCGACGTTCCCTTCACCATGAAGACGCCGGAGTACTGCAAGAACGAAACCCGCTCCCGCGCGGAACACAAGGACCTCCTGGTCGTCGTGGGCATTTGCTCCCACCTTGGCTGCTCGCCTTCGGGCCCCTTCGTTGCCGGCTCCAATCCCCAGCTCGGCACTGATCCCGGTTTTCTCTGCCCCTGCCACGGCTCCACCTTCGACCTGGCTGGCCGCGTCTTCAAGAACAAACCGGCCCCACAGAATCTCGATGTTCCCCCATACCAGTTCCTGACCGACACCAAGATCGTGATCGGCAAGGATGAAAAAGGAGAAGCTTGA
- the mscL gene encoding large conductance mechanosensitive channel protein MscL: MSMMSEFKTFAMRGNVIDLAVGVIIGAAFGKIVDSVVNDLIMPVIGRIVGKLDFSNMFITLAEPPAGTTMTLDALKKAGVPVFAYGNFLTIVVNFVILAFIIFLMVRAFNKMRAEAPAAPAEPPPTPEDIALLREIRDSLKARQP, encoded by the coding sequence ATGAGCATGATGTCGGAGTTCAAGACCTTCGCAATGCGCGGCAACGTGATCGACCTTGCGGTCGGTGTGATCATTGGTGCTGCATTCGGGAAAATCGTGGATTCGGTCGTCAATGACCTGATCATGCCGGTGATCGGGCGAATCGTTGGCAAGCTGGATTTTTCCAATATGTTCATTACGCTGGCGGAGCCACCGGCAGGCACGACGATGACGCTGGACGCATTGAAGAAAGCGGGCGTGCCGGTGTTTGCTTACGGCAATTTCCTGACCATTGTGGTCAACTTCGTGATTCTGGCCTTCATCATTTTCCTGATGGTGCGGGCATTCAATAAGATGCGCGCGGAAGCGCCGGCAGCCCCGGCGGAACCGCCGCCGACGCCCGAGGATATCGCCCTGCTGCGTGAAATCCGCGACAGCCTGAAAGCCCGCCAGCCTTGA
- a CDS encoding Nif3-like dinuclear metal center hexameric protein — protein MKTKELELYLNDLLEVSRYKDYCPNGLQVQGNAEVTHLVTGVTASLALVEAAVEAGAQAILVHHGYFWKNEDARVVGQKHARLKRLLAADVNLFAYHLPLDNHPEFGNNAQLALQLGFTPTGRFSDDQLGWTGTLPAPMPLQAFAAHVGGVLGREPLAIGDPDQMIRTVGWCTGGAQGYFDAAVAAGVDAYLSGEVSEQTTHLARESGVAYLAAGHHATERYGIRSLGEHVAQRFGLHHTFIDIPNPV, from the coding sequence ATGAAGACTAAAGAGCTGGAATTGTACTTGAACGACCTATTGGAGGTTTCCCGCTACAAGGACTATTGTCCCAATGGTCTGCAAGTGCAAGGCAACGCCGAAGTCACACACCTCGTGACGGGAGTGACGGCCAGCCTCGCTCTGGTCGAGGCGGCCGTCGAAGCCGGCGCGCAGGCCATCCTGGTGCACCACGGTTACTTCTGGAAAAACGAGGATGCGCGCGTGGTTGGCCAGAAGCATGCACGCCTCAAACGGCTGCTGGCGGCAGACGTCAACCTGTTCGCCTATCACCTGCCGCTCGATAACCATCCGGAATTCGGCAACAACGCCCAGCTTGCACTGCAGCTAGGCTTCACCCCGACGGGCCGCTTCAGCGACGATCAGCTCGGCTGGACCGGCACGCTGCCTGCGCCGATGCCGCTGCAGGCATTCGCCGCGCACGTGGGCGGCGTGCTCGGTCGTGAGCCGCTCGCAATCGGCGACCCCGACCAGATGATCCGCACGGTAGGGTGGTGCACCGGCGGTGCGCAAGGCTATTTCGATGCTGCCGTCGCAGCGGGCGTCGATGCCTATCTGAGCGGCGAAGTTTCCGAGCAGACCACGCACCTCGCACGCGAAAGTGGCGTGGCCTATCTCGCGGCCGGGCACCATGCCACCGAGCGCTACGGCATTCGCTCGCTCGGCGAGCATGTGGCGCAGCGCTTCGGCCTGCACCACACCTTCATCGACATTCCCAATCCTGTTTGA